One Kallotenue papyrolyticum genomic window carries:
- a CDS encoding heterodisulfide reductase-related iron-sulfur binding cluster: MNGTDVIVPVREIYWNVQGHIPFVQTLLYLLAISSIAVMSYGIWRDVRRWGLGRPERRDTQLLARLGDFVQQVFGQKRVLRDRLPGIMHAMIFYGFLALFIGTDIIAIEEDFTIPTLGPDAGKILVRDFYKFYEITLDTLGLLFVIGLVWAAYRRYVTRPNRLDNRRTDAWVLASMLYIGLSGYWIEGLRILNQEIGGVRVFEQDWARLAWVGYLHALLYRALGLEGEAGLILHRVLWIIHMLVTFAFVASIPYTKFRHMFYTPLNTFFRSTRPKGALPTIDDIEDKDESELGANRLADLTWKQRMSLDACMRCGRCQANCPAYAAGADLSPKWLITKLDDLMRGAPVVMRDGTIVHVGAQAQAAAGADRRPTTPPDEGPHGQLRGLNRLKGGGEHRIVGERETLPLYGTLISANELWSCTTCRACMTECPAMIEHVDDIIELRRKLALVEGDVPEGVQTVLTGIERNGNPWKLPQRERTAWAEGLDVPTLAEVEAVDVLYWVGCAPSYDARSRTVARAMVQLMRRAGVSFAILGEEETCTGDPARRMGEEFLYQTQAQTNIETMRQYKFKTVVTTCAHCFNTIKNEYPRFGGGAGTDYEVVHHTQFLARLVREGRLTPQRRVAARIAYHDPCYIGRYNDIYDDPRALIAAIPGVELAEVPERNRQKAMCCGGGGGNVWMEGWGTRGVNVIRLEQIQQAQPTTLAMACPFCMIMFEDAAKNTGVGDTLQRKDVAELLLESLPLEDNDATPSVS; encoded by the coding sequence ATGAATGGAACCGACGTCATCGTCCCTGTCCGCGAAATCTACTGGAACGTGCAGGGACACATTCCCTTCGTTCAAACGCTGCTGTACCTACTGGCGATCAGCTCGATCGCAGTGATGAGCTACGGCATCTGGCGCGATGTGCGGCGCTGGGGGCTGGGGCGTCCCGAACGGCGTGATACGCAGCTCCTGGCGCGCCTGGGCGACTTTGTGCAACAGGTTTTTGGGCAGAAGCGTGTGTTACGCGACCGGCTGCCGGGGATCATGCATGCCATGATCTTTTACGGCTTTCTGGCGCTGTTCATCGGCACCGATATCATCGCCATCGAGGAAGACTTCACTATCCCGACGCTGGGCCCGGACGCCGGCAAGATCCTGGTGCGTGATTTCTACAAGTTCTACGAAATCACCCTCGACACCCTCGGCCTGCTGTTTGTGATCGGCCTGGTGTGGGCCGCCTACCGACGTTACGTCACGCGGCCCAACCGGCTGGACAACCGCCGCACCGACGCCTGGGTGCTGGCCTCGATGCTCTACATCGGCTTGAGCGGCTACTGGATCGAAGGGCTGCGCATTCTCAACCAGGAGATCGGCGGCGTGCGCGTCTTCGAGCAGGACTGGGCGCGGCTGGCCTGGGTCGGTTATCTGCACGCGCTGCTATACCGCGCGCTGGGCCTGGAAGGCGAGGCCGGGCTGATCCTCCACCGCGTGCTGTGGATCATCCATATGCTGGTGACCTTCGCCTTTGTGGCGTCGATCCCCTACACCAAGTTCCGGCACATGTTCTACACACCGCTGAACACCTTCTTCCGCAGCACACGACCCAAGGGCGCGCTACCGACGATCGACGACATCGAAGACAAAGACGAAAGCGAACTGGGCGCCAACCGGCTGGCCGATCTGACCTGGAAGCAGCGCATGAGCCTGGACGCCTGTATGCGCTGCGGACGCTGCCAGGCCAACTGCCCGGCCTACGCCGCAGGCGCCGATCTCTCGCCCAAGTGGCTGATCACCAAGCTGGATGATCTGATGCGCGGCGCGCCGGTCGTGATGCGCGACGGCACGATCGTGCATGTCGGGGCGCAGGCGCAGGCCGCCGCCGGCGCCGACCGCCGACCAACCACGCCGCCCGACGAGGGGCCGCACGGCCAGTTGCGCGGGCTCAACCGGCTGAAGGGCGGCGGCGAGCACCGCATCGTCGGTGAGCGCGAGACCCTGCCGCTCTACGGCACGCTGATCTCCGCAAACGAGCTGTGGAGCTGCACGACCTGCCGCGCGTGCATGACCGAATGCCCGGCGATGATCGAGCATGTGGATGATATCATCGAGCTGCGGCGCAAACTAGCCCTGGTGGAGGGCGACGTGCCTGAAGGCGTGCAGACCGTGCTGACCGGCATCGAACGCAACGGCAATCCCTGGAAGCTGCCGCAGCGCGAGCGCACCGCCTGGGCCGAAGGGCTGGATGTGCCGACGCTGGCCGAGGTCGAAGCCGTCGATGTGCTCTACTGGGTCGGCTGCGCGCCCAGCTACGATGCGCGCTCGCGCACGGTGGCACGCGCCATGGTGCAACTGATGCGGCGCGCCGGCGTCAGCTTCGCCATCCTGGGCGAGGAAGAGACCTGCACCGGCGATCCGGCGCGGCGCATGGGCGAGGAGTTCCTGTACCAGACCCAGGCGCAGACCAACATCGAGACCATGCGCCAGTACAAGTTCAAGACGGTGGTGACCACCTGCGCGCATTGCTTCAACACGATCAAGAACGAGTATCCGCGCTTCGGCGGCGGCGCCGGCACCGACTATGAGGTGGTGCACCACACCCAGTTCCTGGCGCGGCTGGTGCGTGAAGGACGCCTCACGCCGCAGCGGCGCGTCGCAGCGCGCATCGCCTACCATGATCCCTGCTATATCGGCCGCTACAACGATATCTATGATGATCCGCGCGCGCTGATCGCCGCCATTCCAGGCGTTGAACTGGCCGAGGTGCCCGAACGCAACCGCCAGAAGGCGATGTGCTGCGGCGGCGGCGGCGGCAACGTCTGGATGGAGGGCTGGGGGACGCGCGGCGTGAACGTGATCCGTCTGGAGCAGATTCAACAGGCGCAGCCCACCACCCTGGCGATGGCCTGCCCCTTCTGCATGATCATGTTCGAGGATGCCGCCAAGAATACCGGCGTTGGTGATACGCTCCAGCGCAAAGACGTGGCAGAACTCTTGCTTGAGTCACTTCCACTAGAGGACAACGATGCCACGCCGTCTGTCTCCTAA
- a CDS encoding CoA-binding protein, which translates to MEPWINPDDETLRRLLQHARTIAIVGLSDSPARPSYGVARYLQEHGYRIIPVNPGIQEVLGERAYPDLRSIPERIDIVDLFRRSAYVAAHVDEAIERGDVQLIWMQIGVRDAHAARRARDAGIEVVMNRCLKVFHRYLIGE; encoded by the coding sequence GTGGAACCCTGGATCAACCCTGACGACGAAACGTTACGCCGCCTGTTGCAGCACGCCCGCACCATCGCCATCGTCGGCCTGAGCGACAGTCCGGCACGACCCAGCTACGGCGTCGCACGCTACCTGCAGGAACACGGCTACCGCATCATCCCCGTCAACCCAGGCATCCAGGAGGTACTGGGCGAACGCGCCTATCCCGATCTGCGTTCGATCCCGGAGCGGATTGATATCGTTGACCTGTTTCGGCGTTCAGCGTACGTCGCCGCGCACGTGGATGAGGCGATTGAACGCGGCGATGTGCAATTGATCTGGATGCAGATCGGCGTGCGTGATGCACATGCGGCGCGCCGTGCGCGGGATGCCGGCATTGAGGTGGTCATGAACCGCTGTCTGAAGGTCTTCCACCGCTACCTGATCGGTGAGTGA
- a CDS encoding plastocyanin/azurin family copper-binding protein: MNLRRWFGGATLVALLALTACGGGGGTATGNQGANASPAAGGSQGASLTVAGTDTLKFEPATLTAPAGQDLTVTFNNPSSQPHNWVLVEPGQEAAVAQAALANGGEVTADTPGVIAATKILQAGQNETISVPALQAGTYQYICTFPGHYQAGMVGTLTVQ; this comes from the coding sequence GACGATGGTTCGGTGGTGCCACGCTGGTGGCGCTGCTGGCACTAACAGCATGTGGTGGCGGTGGCGGGACGGCTACCGGCAATCAGGGGGCCAACGCCAGTCCGGCGGCCGGCGGCAGCCAAGGCGCGAGCCTAACGGTGGCCGGCACGGATACGCTCAAGTTTGAGCCGGCGACGTTGACCGCGCCTGCCGGCCAGGACCTGACGGTGACCTTCAACAACCCCTCGTCTCAGCCGCACAACTGGGTGCTGGTCGAGCCGGGGCAGGAAGCCGCCGTGGCGCAAGCGGCCCTGGCCAACGGTGGTGAGGTTACTGCCGACACGCCCGGTGTGATCGCGGCGACCAAGATCCTGCAGGCCGGCCAGAACGAGACCATTTCGGTACCGGCGCTGCAGGCCGGCACCTACCAGTACATCTGCACCTTCCCCGGCCACTATCAGGCCGGCATGGTAGGGACGCTGACGGTCCAGTGA